In Amycolatopsis sp. FBCC-B4732, the genomic stretch TCGGTGAGCGCGACGCCGCTGGCCGAGCCGGCGAACACCTCCTCGAACTGCGCGCGCGTGATGACCTGCTTCTGGCGCGTCTCCTGCTCCACCTTCAGCAACGCGCGGCTCAAGCCTTCCTGGCGCTTCTGGATGTCCTCGCGCTGCATCTCGCCGTAGCCGGAGCTGAGCGCGCCGAGCACCAGCACCACCCGTTCGGCGAGCCCGTCGACGCGGTGCAGTTCCGGCTCGCGCAGCAGCGCCCTGCCGAGCACCTCCAGGCTGCGGCGCAGGCTGTCCGTGCCGACGCAGCGCAGTTCGACGAGCCGGCCGCCCGCGGCCGCGGCCGCGGCGAGGTCGGGCGGGTCGGCGGCGACGGCGTCGAACAGCGTCGTGACGAGGAGGCCCAGCTCGCGCTCGATCTCCTCGGGCGTGTGCGGCAGGTACGCCGTGGTGCTGATCAAGTAGCCCCACTTGCGCGCGAGCGTGCCGAGCCGCCGCGCCGCTCGTTCGGCGGACGGCTTCTGCCGCGGGTGATCACCACGGGGTTGGGGAGCAGTCACCTCAGCCTGTCCTGGGTTCGACGGACGCACTCCGGTCGGTGGGCCGATTTATCTTGGCGCGAAAAGGCGTCCGGCGCACGAAACAGCATTCATCCAATCGAGTGATAACCCTGCGGAGCGATCCCCAGGGCGGATTGCAACCACGTACGGGTGGCGTCGCGGTAATCGGCGGCGTTTTCGTGCAACGCAACGGAATGACCCGCGCCCGGCAGGACGTACATCGACAGCTTCGACGGGTCGGCGTAATACGGCGCCTCCTGCGCCCGCAACACATCGGAACGGGTGCAGTCACGCAGCGCGAGCAGGCCGCAGAAAAGAACGTCCTTTTCCCCCACCACCTGCAAAACCGGTGCGGTAATTCCCTTCGTCGCCGGCAGCACGATCCCGAACAGCGCCACCGTGCCCATCCCGGGCACCGAAACCTGGTCCTTGGTCGCCTCGTCCGCCGCGATCACGGCGGGATCGGCGTCGCCACCGGCGTAGAACAGCCCGGCCCGGGCGCCCGGCCTCGTCGTGAAGTACAGCGGATCGCTGCCGAGCTTGCCCAGCTGCCCGTCGAGCAGGGCCGGCTGCAGGCCCAGCGCGGCGCCGAGCGCGAGCACCGGCAGCGCCGGCAGGTGCGTGATGCCGGTCAGGACCACGCCGTCGACGTCGTGGTAGGTCGACGCCTCCACCGCGACCACGCCGGAGCCGACCGAGTGCCCGACGATGACCACCTTCGCGAACGGGACCCCGCCGACGCGCCCGGCGCGCAGGTGGCCGACGACCTCGTGCATCGACTCGGCGGCGGCCCAGACCGACAGCGGCAGGCTCAGCGGGTGGCTGCTGCGGCCCGCGCCGAGCTGGTCCGCGGCGAACGTCGCGTAGCCGTGGGTGGCCATGTCGCGCTGGTAGGAGTAGCGCTGCGGTTCGTAGGGCAGGTCCCAGTACGCGCTGTTGTACGTCCCGCCGTGCACCAGCAGCTGGACGGTGTCGGGCGCCTCGCCGGCGGGCAGGCACAGCCGGCCGTGCACGGTCGCGGGCGCGCCCGGCACCAGCGGCGGCAGCCCCGGTCCGGTGACGGGGAGATCCGTGTCAGTGCACGAGATGGCGGCGGCCTCGGCGGGCATCGCGGCGGTCAGCGAGGCGAGCAGCACCCCGCAGGCGAACAACGCGGACGTCAGCTTGACCGGCAGTCTCACGCCGTACTCCTCCGGATGGGGCGGGCTGTTCGGACCCGAGAACACTACACCCGGTAGTGGAACCGGCACCGTCAGGTCCGCGGCACCACGGTCATCGGCAGGCGGTTCGGCTGCATCGTCGCCTTGAGCTGCGCGTACACCTTCTTTCCCGGCACCGGGACCAGACGCCAGCGCGCTCCGATCGTCGCGGCGACGATGCCGATCTCCGTCGGCGCGAAGACGTGCCCCGGGCACAGCCGCGCGCCCGCGCCGAACGGGATGTACGCGCCCTTGGGCAGTTCCGCGGTGTGGCCCGGGGTCCACCGGTCCGGGTCGAACCGGTCCGGGTCCGGGAACCAGCGCGGGTCCCGGTGCAGCGTGTGCTGGCTGACCGCGACCTCGGTGCCCGCCGGGATCCGGACGCCGCCGAGCACGACGTCCTCGCGGGCGCGGCGCATGAGGATCAGCGGTGGGGTGCGGCGGACGATCTCGTTCACGATCCGGTGCGTGTAAACGAGATCCGGCAGGTCTTCGAAACGCGCGGGCCGCCCGCCGAGGACTTCGTCGACCTCCGCGTGGAAGCGCCGTTCGACTTCCGGGTGCTGCCCGAGCTCGTGGAAGAACCAGGCGAGCGCGACGGCGGTGGTCTCCGCGCCGGTGGTGAGGATCGTGATGACCTCGTCGTGCACCTGGCGGTCGGACATGCCCTCGCCGGTGTCCTCGTCGCGGGCCAGCAGCAGCATCGAGAGCAGGTCGCCGTGGTCGGCGCCCTGTTCACGGGCCGCGACGACGGTTTCGCCGATGACGTCCCGCAGGCGCGCGGCGGCGGCGTCGAACCTGCGGTTGGGCGGGATGGGCAGGCGTTCCACGAACTTCGGCGAGAACGCCCGGACCAGCACGTACTTCAGCATGACCGGGATCGACCGCTGGATCTCCGCCAGCGCTTCGGAGCCGAGCGCGGTGGAGAACAACGTCTGCCCCGCGATGGTGAGCACGAGCTCCTGCATCCGCCGGTCGAACTCGACGACTTCGCCGGGCTGCCAGGACTTCGCCAGCTCGTCGGCCAGTTTCGTCATCGTGTTCTCGGCGTAGCCCGCGAGCCGGGTGCGGCCGAACGCGGGCATCACCAGGCGGCGCTGACGGCGGTTCAGCTCGCCGTTGGAGGTGGCCAGCCCGTCGCCGAAGAGCGGGCGCATCTTGTCGAAGACCAGGCCCTTGTCGAACTTGTCGGCGTCGGTGGCGAGCACCTGCCAGGCCAGCTCCGGCGTCGTCACCACGTGCACCGGCAGCGGGCCGAGGTGGAGTTTGACGACTTCTCCGTGCGCGGGCAAGGAAGTGAAGAGTTTCAGCGGGTCGCGCAGCAGGGGCACGGTGTGCCCGAGCACGGGCCAGCGACCGGGGACGTTCGTCATGGCCTCGTCTCCTCGTGACCGCGTCACCTTAGCGGGCGGCGCGGGCCTCGGCTGTCACTCCACACGAACGGAGGAGGGCGCTACACTCCCGCTCTCCAGAATGGGCGAGGGCAGGAGGTCCCGTGACCGGGGAATCGAGCTGGGTACCGCCGGAGATCGACACCTCGGTGCCGAACCCGGCGCGGGTGTACGACTTCTGGCTCGACGGCGACCACAACTTCGCCGCGGACCGCGCGCTCGGCGAGCAGATCCTCAAGATCATGCCGGGCGTCCGCGACGCGGCCCGCCTCAACCGGGCCTTCCTCCGCCGCGCGGCCCGCTACCTCGTCGGTCAGGGCGTCCGGCAGTTCCTCGACATCGGCTCCGGCATCCCGACGGCGGGCAACCTGCACGAGATCGTCCAGCAGGCCGACCCGTCGTGCCGGGTGGTGTACGTCGACCGCGAGTCGGTCGCGGTCGCGCACAGCGAACTGCTCCTGCAGGGCAACGACAACTGCCTGGTCCTGCAGGCCGACCTGCGCGACGTCAACGACGTCTTCGACGGCGCGGGCAAGCTCCTCGACCTGGACGAGCCGGTCGCCGTGTTCATGTTGCTGCTGCTGCACTTCGTCCCGGACTCCTGGGACCCGGCGAGCATCGTGGCCCGCTACCGCGACCGCCTCGCACCGGGCAGCTTCCTGGCGGTCACGCACGTCGCGGCCGACTCGGAGTCGCAGCGCCTCGACGAGGCGGTCGAGGTGTACAAGAGCAACCAGAACCAGCAGAACCAGCCGGTCCCCCGCACCCACGACGAGGTCCTCGCCTTCTTCGACGGCTTCGAGGTGGTGGAACCCGGCGTGGTCGGCTGCGCGATGTGGAAGCCCGAAGGCGCCGGCGACATGTCGGACGACCCGGCGATCAACGCGCTGCCCTACGCCGGGCTGGGCCGGAAACCCTAGCGCCCGGCTCTCACCGCAGGGAGAACGTCGCCAGGTTCACCGGGCCGTCGAACGTGAGGTAGACGTCGTGGTGGCCGGTCGCCGCCGCCAAGGGCGCCGTCACCGTCGTGTACGCGTAGTGGTCGCCCGTGGCCGGTACCGCCGCCGTGCCCAGGACGCGGCCGGTCGGTGCGTCCAAGCGCACCGTGACCTCGGCCGGCGCCGAAGCCGACACCGAAGCCGAGAAACGCGCCGGGCCGGTCAAAGCGACGTTGCGGTAGGCCAGCCAGCTCCCGGCCACCGCCGCCACCGAGGTGCCGGACGTCTTGGCCGTGTCCGTCAACGTCGTGCCGGCGTAGTCGTCGAAGTTCTCCGCCGGGGTCGGCCGGCTCAGGTCGCGGGGCAGCGCGCGCTCCCCCGGCACGTACACCGGCTGCGCCGCGGAAAGGTCGGCCGCGTTGTGCCCCACGGAGAACTCGCGCACCCCGGCCGCCACCGCGGACCGTCCCCGCGAGACGTCCCACGACGCCAGTTCCGACACCGGGACCGAGAACCGGACCGTGCGGGTTTCCCGCGGTGCCAGCGTCACGCGCTCGAAGTCGCGCAGCCGCTGCACCCCGGAGTCCTTCGAGTACAGCTGGACGACGTCACTCCCGGCCCGGCTGCCGGTGTTCGTCACGTCCACGCTCACGCGCACCGACGAACCAGCCGGCGACGCCCGTACCGCGCCGTAGCGGAAGCTCGTGTAACTGAGCCCGTACCCGAAGGGGTACAACGGCTTCCCGCGGTAGTACTGGTAGGTCATCCCGGTCTTCGCGATGTCGTAGTCGAGGATGCTCGGCAGTCCCGCGTCGGACGCGTACCACGTCTGCGTGAGACGCCCGCTCGGGTTGACGTCGCCGAAGAGGACGTCGGCGATCGCGTGCCCGGTCTCCTGCCCGGCGTGGCTGGTCCACACGACACCTGGCACGGGCAGCGTGTCCCAGCCGGTCGTCGGGTAGCTGTTCTCCGCCACGACCACCGTGTGCGGGTTGACCTTCGCGACCGCCTCGATCAAGGCGCGCTGTGCGGGAGCCAGCGTGGTGCTGGTCCGGTCGTTCGCCTCGCGGCCGTTGATGAACGGCATGCTCCCGACCACCACGACGGCGGTCGACGCGCCGCGGGCCGCGTCGACGGCCGAGGAAATGCCGCTGACGAGCACGTCCCGGCCGAACTTCGTGGCGTGCGCGGCGTCCGGGGCGGAGATCGTCAGGACGCCGTCCGCGCCGACGACGGCGAAGCGGTTCGGCCCGAACCACGGCTCGGTCACCTCGTTGCCCGCGTACTCGAGCACGTAGCTGCCGTCCGGCTGCGGGTCGAGCTTGAGCTGCTGCTGCACGAACCACCCGGACGGCTGCTCGGCGTCGTTCACCAGCGCACCACCGGAGTAACTCAGGAACCGCCCGTTCGCGGCGGCGCGCAGGGTGTTCTTGCCCGCGCCCCAGTCGTAGACGTCGAACGACTCGGCCGTGCCCGCGGTGGTCGCCCCGGCGGTCACCTTGCCGGGCGTCTCGGGAGCGGTCAGGTAGCGGCCCGTCGCGAGGTCCTTCAGCGCGATGCGGTCGACGCCTTCGGACGACGCGACCGGGGCGCCGAGCCGCTCGGCGATGCCCTGCTTCGGGGTCACGCGGTACGGCATCGTGCCGCTGTACCAGTCTTCGTACAGCGTGCCCGACAGCGGGCCGACGACCGCGACCTTCCCGGTCGCGGCCAGCGGCAGCGCGTTCCGGTCGTTGCGCAGCAGCACGACCTGCTCGGCCGCGGCCTTGCGGGCGAGGGCCTGGTGCGCGGGGGAATTGATCACCGCCGGGGTGATCTTCGCGTACGGGTTGCGGCCCGGCGGGTCGAACTCGCCGAGCCGGAACCGCAGCGAAAGCAGGTGGCGGTCGGCCTTTTCGACGTCGGCCATGCTCAGCAGCCCGCGCTCGAGGGCCTCCTTGACCGCGGCGGCCGTGATCGAGCCGTCGGTGTCGTCGTCGGTGAAGCTGTCGAGCCCGGCCTTGATCGCCGCCGCGTCCGCCTCGGCCTTGGTGGCGTAGTACTTCTCGGAGTTGACCAGGTTGGACGGTGCGCCGGCGTCGCTGACGACGGCGATGTCCTGGGGCGCCCACTTCCGCAGCGCGCCGCCGAGGTCCGGGCTGACCGTGTTCGGGCGGCCGTTCACCAGGTTGTACGACGGCATGAC encodes the following:
- a CDS encoding cytochrome P450, with amino-acid sequence MTNVPGRWPVLGHTVPLLRDPLKLFTSLPAHGEVVKLHLGPLPVHVVTTPELAWQVLATDADKFDKGLVFDKMRPLFGDGLATSNGELNRRQRRLVMPAFGRTRLAGYAENTMTKLADELAKSWQPGEVVEFDRRMQELVLTIAGQTLFSTALGSEALAEIQRSIPVMLKYVLVRAFSPKFVERLPIPPNRRFDAAAARLRDVIGETVVAAREQGADHGDLLSMLLLARDEDTGEGMSDRQVHDEVITILTTGAETTAVALAWFFHELGQHPEVERRFHAEVDEVLGGRPARFEDLPDLVYTHRIVNEIVRRTPPLILMRRAREDVVLGGVRIPAGTEVAVSQHTLHRDPRWFPDPDRFDPDRWTPGHTAELPKGAYIPFGAGARLCPGHVFAPTEIGIVAATIGARWRLVPVPGKKVYAQLKATMQPNRLPMTVVPRT
- a CDS encoding SAM-dependent methyltransferase; translated protein: MTGESSWVPPEIDTSVPNPARVYDFWLDGDHNFAADRALGEQILKIMPGVRDAARLNRAFLRRAARYLVGQGVRQFLDIGSGIPTAGNLHEIVQQADPSCRVVYVDRESVAVAHSELLLQGNDNCLVLQADLRDVNDVFDGAGKLLDLDEPVAVFMLLLLHFVPDSWDPASIVARYRDRLAPGSFLAVTHVAADSESQRLDEAVEVYKSNQNQQNQPVPRTHDEVLAFFDGFEVVEPGVVGCAMWKPEGAGDMSDDPAINALPYAGLGRKP
- a CDS encoding glycoside hydrolase family 3 protein; protein product: MRLSPFRRALVPVVTATLLLAPSPALAAPPPPFRDPALPVAARIDDLLSRLTADEKISLLHQYQPAIPRLGIGVFKTGTEALHGVAWSTDYDNNGAVVKADGTVFPQAVGLASTWDPALVKQVGSAVGQEARGFNARNPTLWGLNLWAPVVNLLRDPRWGRNEEGYSEDPHLTGELATAYGRGIQGDDPRYLQAAPTLKHYLAYNNEVSRDTSNSSVPPKILHDYDEQAFKIPLEAGAANAVMPSYNLVNGRPNTVSPDLGGALRKWAPQDIAVVSDAGAPSNLVNSEKYYATKAEADAAAIKAGLDSFTDDDTDGSITAAAVKEALERGLLSMADVEKADRHLLSLRFRLGEFDPPGRNPYAKITPAVINSPAHQALARKAAAEQVVLLRNDRNALPLAATGKVAVVGPLSGTLYEDWYSGTMPYRVTPKQGIAERLGAPVASSEGVDRIALKDLATGRYLTAPETPGKVTAGATTAGTAESFDVYDWGAGKNTLRAAANGRFLSYSGGALVNDAEQPSGWFVQQQLKLDPQPDGSYVLEYAGNEVTEPWFGPNRFAVVGADGVLTISAPDAAHATKFGRDVLVSGISSAVDAARGASTAVVVVGSMPFINGREANDRTSTTLAPAQRALIEAVAKVNPHTVVVAENSYPTTGWDTLPVPGVVWTSHAGQETGHAIADVLFGDVNPSGRLTQTWYASDAGLPSILDYDIAKTGMTYQYYRGKPLYPFGYGLSYTSFRYGAVRASPAGSSVRVSVDVTNTGSRAGSDVVQLYSKDSGVQRLRDFERVTLAPRETRTVRFSVPVSELASWDVSRGRSAVAAGVREFSVGHNAADLSAAQPVYVPGERALPRDLSRPTPAENFDDYAGTTLTDTAKTSGTSVAAVAGSWLAYRNVALTGPARFSASVSASAPAEVTVRLDAPTGRVLGTAAVPATGDHYAYTTVTAPLAAATGHHDVYLTFDGPVNLATFSLR
- a CDS encoding alpha/beta hydrolase, translating into MRLPVKLTSALFACGVLLASLTAAMPAEAAAISCTDTDLPVTGPGLPPLVPGAPATVHGRLCLPAGEAPDTVQLLVHGGTYNSAYWDLPYEPQRYSYQRDMATHGYATFAADQLGAGRSSHPLSLPLSVWAAAESMHEVVGHLRAGRVGGVPFAKVVIVGHSVGSGVVAVEASTYHDVDGVVLTGITHLPALPVLALGAALGLQPALLDGQLGKLGSDPLYFTTRPGARAGLFYAGGDADPAVIAADEATKDQVSVPGMGTVALFGIVLPATKGITAPVLQVVGEKDVLFCGLLALRDCTRSDVLRAQEAPYYADPSKLSMYVLPGAGHSVALHENAADYRDATRTWLQSALGIAPQGYHSIG